The sequence AGTACATCTTTTATCAATataatatccttctttgtcttttgtaacCTTTCttgatttaaagtttattttgtgtgCCTTTTTCAAAAGAGCATGCTGGAGGTGAAGGAGGAAGCTCTTGGCTTTCCTAAAGCTGATCCCAAAGTGAAGACTTTGAAGGCCAGGAAGGTAGTGCTGAAAGGCATCCACatagccaacaacaacaacaacaacaacaaaaaagatccACACATCACCCACCTTCCTGTGGCCCAAGACATTATGACTCCAAAGGCAGCCTCAGTATCCTCAGAAGATCACTACCAGGAGAAATAAGTTTGACCACTATGCCATCATCAAGTTCTCACTGACCAGTGACCACTGAGTCTGCCATGAAGAAGACAGAAGACAACAATACACCTGTGTTCACTGCGGACGTTAAAATCCAAAAAGCACCAGATCAGACAGGCTGTGAAGCAGCTCTATGACACTGATGTGATCAAAGTCAACACACTGATCAGGGCTGATGGAAAGAAGGCATATGTTCAACCGGCTCCTGATTACAATGCTTTCTATATTGCCAACAAAACTGGGATTATCTCAGCTGAGTCTGGCTGGCTaattctaaattatatattttatatatataacatatgcatatgttaacatatatataacatatgcaagttatatagaatatataattgtatatatttactatatatatattttttttctccaggaaaaaaatagattattttgtcTAGTGATAATATAGCCACCTCAGCTGTCATATGGTTGCTATTTTCTAGgtgtatctttttctatccttttactttcaacctccTTGTGTCCTTATATCTAACATGAGTCTCTTAAGACAGCAtataaacactttattttttttactccAATCTGccaatctttctttttaatagaagAGCTTAATCcctttacatttaatgtgattactgATCAAGGATTTAATTCTGCCATTTggctatttgtttttcatttgtcttataCGTTTTTGATTCCTCAATTCCATTACTACTTCCTCTTGTATTTATTTGTCCATAATGTACTGTTTTGATTCTGTTTTGTTTGCAATGCACTAATTTGTTTTATTACACAGATTACATCTTACTACATTCTATGCCCATTAAtatagatttataattttttaatgaatttgtcttttaaattataaagcaCAAAGAGAAAAAGTTATAAACCAAAAGTACAATAGTACTGGCTCTTATATATACCTCTAAAGTTATCTTAACTactgctctttattttttcttatggctTCAAGTTTCTGTTCAGtatcctttcatttcagcctgaaggactccctttagcatttctgcTAGGGCACGTCTACTAGAAATAACTCCTTCAATTTTATTTCGAAATGTCtggatttctctttcatttttgaaagacagttttgccACATATAGAAATCTTggtttagaggttttttttttttctttcacgaCTTGAGATATATCATCTTGCTGCCTTTGGGCTTCCAAGGTTTTTGATGAATTGGCTGTTAATCTTGTCGAAAATTCTTTGTATGTGACGAGTTGCTTCTCTCTTGCTTTCAAAATCCTGTCTTTAGGTTTTGACAATTCTAATATGTCTTGTGGACCTGAGTTCATCCTGCTTGGATTTTATTAGCTTTTTGGATGTGTAGATTCATGTCTTTCATCAGGTTTGGGAAATTTTCTATcattatttcttgaaatattctttctgtcccttttctttttctgggattCCTATATGAGTATATTAGTATGAATATACTAATGAATATAATAACTATATGAATATATGAGTATATTAGTATGTTTGATGATGTCCCACAgctctttcaggttttttttctatatattttttctttctgttcctttggataatttcaattattttctcttcaaattcaCTCTTCTCTTCTTTTGCATGCCCAAATCTTTGTTGAATCCCTCTAGTATGTTTTCCATTTTAGGGATTATACATTTTAGCTCTAGAATTtgtttggttcctttttataatttctatctctttattgatattctcattttgttcatgcacggttttcctgatttcctttagttctttgtccATGGTTTCCTTTAGCTCATTGAACATACTTAGGATAGATGATTTAATGTCTTTGGGTAATAATCCCAATGGCCTTCCTCAAGGATGGTGTCTGTCAATTTTTCTCCTGTGAATAGaccatatttttctatttctttttatgttttgtaattttttgttgagaaCTGGACATTATGAGTATTACATTGTGGTAACCGAGAATCTAATTCTCTCATGCCTCAGAgattgttgatttttgtttattgaggGCTAGAGCCAACTATTTGTGACTTTTCCAACTATTTCTGTGAAGTGTGTATTCTTTGCGGTATGGGGTCAGTGAAGTTTCTGTTGTGATATCTCTGTGGTTAACCAGTGACCTAAGATTTCCTTAAATATCTGGCTTGCCAAaaggaggaataaagaaaaaaaaaggtactgtCTCTTTAAAACCCCTTGTGGCTAGAAAGCTCCTTCTGCCCAAGGGAGCTGAGACAATGATCAGCCTCTGCACTGGCCCCCTCAGTGATTAAATGCAGTAATCAGCAATCAAaacataaaaactatatatatatatatgtttttttgagatggagcctcactctgttgcccagactagaacgcagtggtgtcatcttggctcactgcaacttctgcctcccaggttcaagtgattctcttgcctcagcctcacaaataactgggattataggcactcaccaccatgcctggataatttttgtatttttaatagagacggggttttaccatgttggccaggctaatctcaaactcctgacctcaagtgatccacccacctcagcctcccaaagtgctgggattacagttatgagccaccacacctggccacaaaaACTTGACTTTTGGAGGACAAAGTTGTTATTGCCCACCCTGGCACCAACAGTCTGCACCAGGAACATTTTCCACAGTTGCCTACTGCAGAGCTTGGGGATGCTGCtatgtgaaacaaaaaaaaacccatcaaaattTATAAGCCTCTCTATCAAGCTCTTCCCTGGATGTTGCAAGTGTTCAACTAGACTTCTGAGTCCCAAAACAGTTGCTTGAGACATTTACTGCCAGTTCAATTGTTTTGGTGGAGGAAAGGATTCCTGGTGCTGCTACTGCCATAACATCTTCCATAACATCATTCTCCATGTAAGCTTTTGTAATAAACTTGTTCAAACATCCTCATCTCTCTTGAGCATGACACCCTGGCCTACTGGTATATCACAAGAAGCATAGAGCTGGGTATAACATAATGGCCAACTTAGCAACTTGGACAAGACTTGCAGGAGAGACTACCTGCTCTGCATTATAAAAAGGTCAAACCAGCTGTAAAAACCTGTTGTTCTGACTCCAGGGTGTGCCACCAGCTACTTTATAAAGCAGGCTGTGAGCTGTGGGCCCCAAAGGAGGGGAGTGTTTTGTTGTACTCTTGCCCTACTGAAAACATGTCTGGAGTTGGAGGAGGCCATAAGGGAGCCAGTGGCCCTGTGTACTCCAACCCTAACTGCTGACTAGTGACTTTAGGCTCCACCAGGTGTTTGCTCTCACTGTGGGCTTTGTGGAACCGGATTTTGCCTTAGTATGTGAACATGAGAAGAATAGGCTTTCTGCAAATGCTAAACCGATGGATGACGTGGtactccctgcccccaccaccccaccaaATTATGGGCCAACAAGGAAGTCTCTTTTTCCTTAACTGAGTAAAGAAATAACAGCATAACTATGTTTCAAATTGTTGTGttcaaatgaatttaaaatattcagagaaagaaaaggaattttgtCCTTTTTAAGACATCCTAAGTAGAAAGCAACTGaggtggaggagctgggatttgccaggccaaaataaacaaacaacaatcGTTGGCTATTGTATGGAAACAATGGAACACCATCCAGGAAATTCTGTGGGATTTCTGAGGGATAGGGCACGACGGTTGGCCCTGAGGATGAGGTGCCAAACACAAGGCCCCACAGTGAGGCAGCTCATGCCAAAGTCACTAGGGAACCATCACATTGCCCAACAACACCACAGATACTGTCTCCTGTACCCCCTCCCACCATTGCCAACTCAACTAGCAACGCTGCCATTTTGGAACCCCCAATCCCTTCAGCTTCTACAACACTCCGCCCTCCTGGCTCTCACCTGAGCTTCTGGCTGCCCTCTGATGGGGTCTCTAATGAGAACACAAATGTCAAAGGgtaaggagggaagggagaggctgGGAACTCAGTGACCAGGAACCTAGAAAATCAACACGTAATAACATGACTTGTCTGTGGCTTCAAAACTatgtcttaaataaaaataaccttctATAATACATTTTGCTTTTGAGTATGATCTAGAGAAACTGAGGAACAAAATTCAAGCTTTTGATTCCATATGTGTCAAAGAAGGAAGGTGATTTCCCattataataaacatttcttcTACATCAGGAATAATGAGAGAAACACAAGACTTTCATCATTGGAAAAAAGCACATTATGTATCTAAGGACAATTAAAGgttctctttccttttgttcATCAATTTGAGCTGAATTTCAACTCATGTCCTATTGCTCTCTCCTACCCAGTGGCTGTGGATCTGCCTGACTCAGAGGATGTTTTGACCTGCTTCCTATTGCTAAGAAATGGCTAAAAAAGCTTGGACCCTTTAGGGTCACCATGTTCCTTCCCctatgcagatttttaaaaacacatgaaacaaaaaaCAGCTCTCAACCATTTATCATATTATGTTCCTATGGCTCCTGCTGCTAGTTGTCCTCTGAAGCAGCCAGGCAGTTAATGCTGCTGCCAGGCAGTCTTAGAGACAGCAGATGCCCCTGTGCAGTAAATTCAGCGCCCAACCATAAGTGCATCCGCCCCTTACCCACATAGGATAGCCATGACCCCTGTGGACTCCTTACCGAGCTGACGTCCAGCCTGGGGACTCGATGTGTCAAAGGGCTCTGAGCTGGCCTCAGGGACACTGGGCTCCCACGATTCACTGTTCTCAGACACCTCTGAATAGGTGTCACCCATCCCTTTGTGAACTGCTGTGAGCTCACCAGTACCAGGGCCCTGGTCCTCACTGCCTGTGTCTGCCACGGCTCTGGTCTCCTCCCCCATTTTCTCAGCAAACCACTGCTTGACCTGCTGGGAGCTCATCTGAGTCTTGTCACAGAGGTTCTGCAGGTCCTCTTCATACATCATCTTGTGTGTTATGTAATAGTCCTGCAGGAGCTCCCGGTTGCCAGGGGCAATCACCAGTAGACCTGGTGGAAAGTTGCCTCGCTTATAGTCTTCGTACCACTTGAGTTGGCCATTCTTCAATGCGTACCTGCTGTCTCCAAACCAGCGCACCACCTCCGGCCGCGGCAGACCTGTCTGGGCCATGATGGAGTCATAGTCCTGGTTGCTCGGCCACTGTGTCTGGACAAAGAGCTGCCGCAGCAAGTGCCGCTGCTGGGCAGTCTTTTTGCAGCTCACTTTGCCTGGGAGCTGCTCTGCCAGTTTGTTTGACCCATCATCCTCAGGGTCACAGGCACCCAGCCCTGGAATCTCATTCCTGCCATTGGCTTCAGTGACCCGCAGGTTCTTCAGGTTGATTTTAATGGGGCTGACTTTGCGCTCTGCCAAGATATGACTGCTGGGCATTTCCAGAGAGCCATTTTCACCAGATACCCTTAGCTCACTGGCCAAATCCTCTTCTCCACCCTCATCCTCAACagcctcctcttcttcctgagAGGCATTCTCCTCGGCCTTCTTGGTCTCCTCAGCATTCACTTTTTTCCGTCTCTCTGAAAACCAGCTATCAATTTCTCGTCGGGTCATTTTGGTTTCACTTCTCAGGCGGTCCAGTTCCTCATCAAGAGGAAGAGGGTTTTGTGCAAAACTGCTCTCCAGGGCTCTGAGCTGCTCAGGGGCTCGCTCCTTGTATTTGGTTGGTGTGAAGTCAGGAGTCTGGTGCCAAGATTGTCGTTTGGCAGAAGGGTGGGTTGCTAGTGTGGCTGTTGTCGGGACGCAGGTTACCTCAGGGACCTTGGACGATGGGGAGAAGGACACCTCTGGTACAGAGTCAATGATCATGGAGCTGTGATCTCCAGGCATCGTCACTCTGGAGCCCTTCAAGTTCCGGCAGTGGTATCTACGGTCACTGAACCATTTCCGTACCTCTCTGGTACTGAGGCCTGTCACTTTGGTGAGATGCTCAACTTCGCTTTGCCCTGGGAACTGGTTCCGACAGAAGCTCCCTTTCAGAGCTGACAGCTGTTCATgagatttcttgtttttgtagaTGCTAGCATCAAGGAAGGCTTGGGAAGTTATACTGGGACAGGCCGTGAGGAGCGACTGGGCCGCATTGACCACCTTCACAGCTGACGTTGTATTTGAACACACAGTGTTAATGGGTGCCACACCTGGCTGCTTGGGCACAGATGTTACCGTGAGGGGGAGAGAGGAACTTGTTGCTTGCAACCCATTGGCCATCAATGGCTGAGTGACCAGAAGTCCCCCTCCTGTACCCTCTGGCTGCCCCACAACATGACCTGGGAGAGCGGCCTGGATGAGATGCTGTACATTGCCAGCACTGGCGACGAGTGGGGTATTTAGAACCGTAATTGTGGGCTGAGGCACAGACTGGATGACTGTATTGAACATCTTTTTCCGGGCATCCTCAATCTCCTCAGGGGACCAGCTGatcccctgcttcagcctttgGGCTGTGAACCAGATCTTGAGCTGTTCTTCTGGATACTTGGTCACCACAGTCAAATAGCAGAGCTCGGCTTTGGTGGGGTAGGGGAACTTGTGGAAGGAGTTCTTCAGGAAGCTGTTAGAGTCCATGGCTGCATTGTACGTTGGAATGCTGCTCAGGGGGATCATCACTTTGGGAAGGGCCTTGGCTGTGGGCAGTGGCTGGTGGGCATGGTGTTGGGTATGCACTGGGGGCTGCTGCTGGAGGGAGAGGAACTGTGCTATGCCAGCTGGCAAAACTGGCACTGTTCCTATCAGGGGCCCGTTGGCAGCATGGGGGTTTTTTGCAGAGCTGGCAGATGCCTGGCTGACTGGAACTGCCCCATTGATGAAGGAATGGTCCCCCTCTCTCACCTCCATTTCTCCAGTCGACAGCTTTGGTAAGGCCTCACCCACAGGCTGGCTAGGGACATTCTCCTTGAGTGTATGAATTTTTTTGGCTTCAGCTTTGCCTTTCATTATCTTCATGATTGGAGTTTTGGTAATGATGATTTCTGCCTGTCCATCGGCCCCTTCGGCACTGGGCTCACCTGCTAAGTCAGGAGTGCTGGTGCTCTCAGGGACGCTCTGCTCCACAACCACATGATTGTCTGGCTTGGCCACATTCCACACAAAGCTGGCTTCCCCGGAGTGACACGTGGCATTGTGCAAGGAAAGCCCCTCAGGGCTTTTTGCCAGAAAACTGCACCCACTGC comes from Macaca fascicularis isolate 582-1 chromosome 10, T2T-MFA8v1.1 and encodes:
- the ZHX3 gene encoding zinc fingers and homeoboxes protein 3 isoform X1; protein product: MASKRKSTTPCMIPVKTVVVQDASVEAQPAETLPEGPQQDLPPEAPVASSEAAQNPSSTDGSTLANGHRSTLDGYLYSCKYCDFRSHDMTQFVGHMNSEHTDFNKDPTFVCSGCSFLAKSPEGLSLHNATCHSGEASFVWNVAKPDNHVVVEQSVPESTSTPDLAGEPSAEGADGQAEIIITKTPIMKIMKGKAEAKKIHTLKENVPSQPVGEALPKLSTGEMEVREGDHSFINGAVPVSQASASSAKNPHAANGPLIGTVPVLPAGIAQFLSLQQQPPVHTQHHAHQPLPTAKALPKVMIPLSSIPTYNAAMDSNSFLKNSFHKFPYPTKAELCYLTVVTKYPEEQLKIWFTAQRLKQGISWSPEEIEDARKKMFNTVIQSVPQPTITVLNTPLVASAGNVQHLIQAALPGHVVGQPEGTGGGLLVTQPLMANGLQATSSSLPLTVTSVPKQPGVAPINTVCSNTTSAVKVVNAAQSLLTACPSITSQAFLDASIYKNKKSHEQLSALKGSFCRNQFPGQSEVEHLTKVTGLSTREVRKWFSDRRYHCRNLKGSRVTMPGDHSSMIIDSVPEVSFSPSSKVPEVTCVPTTATLATHPSAKRQSWHQTPDFTPTKYKERAPEQLRALESSFAQNPLPLDEELDRLRSETKMTRREIDSWFSERRKKVNAEETKKAEENASQEEEEAVEDEGGEEDLASELRVSGENGSLEMPSSHILAERKVSPIKINLKNLRVTEANGRNEIPGLGACDPEDDGSNKLAEQLPGKVSCKKTAQQRHLLRQLFVQTQWPSNQDYDSIMAQTGLPRPEVVRWFGDSRYALKNGQLKWYEDYKRGNFPPGLLVIAPGNRELLQDYYITHKMMYEEDLQNLCDKTQMSSQQVKQWFAEKMGEETRAVADTGSEDQGPGTGELTAVHKGMGDTYSEVSENSESWEPSVPEASSEPFDTSSPQAGRQLGSWSLSSQPLPSLLTL
- the ZHX3 gene encoding zinc fingers and homeoboxes protein 3 isoform X3; this translates as MASKRKSTTPCMIPVKTVVVQDASVEAQPAETLPEGPQQDLPPEAPVASSEAAQNPSSTDGSTLANGHRSTLDGYLYSCKYCDFRSHDMTQFVGHMNSEHTDFNKDPTFVCSGCSFLAKSPEGLSLHNATCHSGEASFVWNVAKPDNHVVVEQSVPESTSTPDLAGEPSAEGADGQAEIIITKTPIMKIMKGKAEAKKIHTLKENVPSQPVGEALPKLSTGEMEVREGDHSFINGAVPVSQASASSAKNPHAANGPLIGTVPVLPAGIAQFLSLQQQPPVHTQHHAHQPLPTAKALPKVMIPLSSIPTYNAAMDSNSFLKNSFHKFPYPTKAELCYLTVVTKYPEEQLKIWFTAQRLKQGISWSPEEIEDARKKMFNTVIQSVPQPTITVLNTPLVASAGNVQHLIQAALPGHVVGQPEGTGGGLLVTQPLMANGLQATSSSLPLTVTSVPKQPGVAPINTVCSNTTSAVKVVNAAQSLLTACPSITSQAFLDASIYKNKKSHEQLSALKGSFCRNQFPGQSEVEHLTKVTGLSTREVRKWFSDRRYHCRNLKGSRVTMPGDHSSMIIDSVPEVSFSPSSKVPEVTCVPTTATLATHPSAKRQSWHQTPDFTPTKYKERAPEQLRALESSFAQNPLPLDEELDRLRSETKMTRREIDSWFSERRKKVNAEETKKAEENASQEEEEAVEDEGGEEDLASELRVSGENGSLEMPSSHILAERKVSPIKINLKNLRVTEANGRNEIPGLGACDPEDDGSNKLAEQLPGKVSCKKTAQQRHLLRQLFVQTQWPSNQDYDSIMAQTGLPRPEVVRWFGDSRYALKNGQLKWYEDYKRGNFPPGLLVIAPGNRELLQDYYITHKMMYEEDLQNLCDKTQMSSQQVKQWFAEKMGEETRAVADTGSEDQGPGTGELTAVHKGMGDTYSEVSENSESWEPSVPEASSEPFDTSSPQAGRQLETD
- the ZHX3 gene encoding zinc fingers and homeoboxes protein 3 isoform X2, giving the protein MASKRKSTTPCMIPVKTVVVQDASVEAQPAETLPEGPQQDLPPEAPVASSEAAQNPSSTDGSTLANGHRSTLDGYLYSCKYCDFRSHDMTQFVGHMNSEHTDFNKDPTFVCSGCSFLAKSPEGLSLHNATCHSGEASFVWNVAKPDNHVVVEQSVPESTSTPDLAGEPSAEGADGQAEIIITKTPIMKIMKGKAEAKKIHTLKENVPSQPVGEALPKLSTGEMEVREGDHSFINGAVPVSQASASSAKNPHAANGPLIGTVPVLPAGIAQFLSLQQQPPVHTQHHAHQPLPTAKALPKVMIPLSSIPTYNAAMDSNSFLKNSFHKFPYPTKAELCYLTVVTKYPEEQLKIWFTAQRLKQGISWSPEEIEDARKKMFNTVIQSVPQPTITVLNTPLVASAGNVQHLIQAALPGHVVGQPEGTGGGLLVTQPLMANGLQATSSSLPLTVTSVPKQPGVAPINTVCSNTTSAVKVVNAAQSLLTACPSITSQAFLDASIYKNKKSHEQLSALKGSFCRNQFPGQSEVEHLTKVTGLSTREVRKWFSDRRYHCRNLKGSRVTMPGDHSSMIIDSVPEVSFSPSSKVPEVTCVPTTATLATHPSAKRQSWHQTPDFTPTKYKERAPEQLRALESSFAQNPLPLDEELDRLRSETKMTRREIDSWFSERRKKVNAEETKKAEENASQEEEEAVEDEGGEEDLASELRVSGENGSLEMPSSHILAERKVSPIKINLKNLRVTEANGRNEIPGLGACDPEDDGSNKLAEQLPGKVSCKKTAQQRHLLRQLFVQTQWPSNQDYDSIMAQTGLPRPEVVRWFGDSRYALKNGQLKWYEDYKRGNFPPGLLVIAPGNRELLQDYYITHKMMYEEDLQNLCDKTQMSSQQVKQWFAEKMGEETRAVADTGSEDQGPGTGELTAVHKGMGDTYSEVSENSESWEPSVPEASSEPFDTSSPQAGRQLVNMEM